AAGAAAACCAGTTCGAAAATATAACAAAGTGCACGTCTCCGGCTAGCTTTTTCACCTGACTCCTTAGCCTTATTCAACTTTCAACTAACGGAATGTCGTGATTATCATCTTATAATCACACATGCTCAGACATTTCGTGCAATCTGCCCAATTTGGGTGACTCTTCCAAcgagaaaacaaaaccaaaatctcGGACaggaacaacaaaaataattttaaaaaatacacgtTTTATACAATAAGCATTGACACAAACGTGTCCCATCCCCAATGCTATATAACTGCCGTGTGCTCAACTTTGTCATCATTCTGTTTGAGTTGCTCGTCGAGGAATCAACGAAAATTCTACTAGAGAAAAGAGGCAGCTTCCTCTTCATTCATTAACGATGGCATTTACAAGCCCCGTTTTCGCTTTCACGTTGCTGGTATGATATCCAGAGAGACTCTTTTACGTTGTAAGTATATTACagaatattcttttttcaaatagatTGCAGCGCTATGTTGCCTCATGGTGACGACAGCAGAAGAAGATGTAGCTGTTACACCGGAAATCCGCGAATCCAAACAACTTGTCTACGGACCTCAGTTCTATCCCTCAAACTCGCAATATTATTATCCTGAAAGCAACCCATATGGAAATCCGTTTGGAGTACCGGTAGAAGGCGTTCCCAACTACCAGGGAGCTAGAATGTCGTCTGCACCATTAGGTAACAAATAAGCAGTTAACACATTAAGGCATATAAATAATATCATATAATAAACAAAACTAATGTGTTTTTAACATATCGAAATAAAGATGATCCCAGTTCTCCTTCCTGGAGGTTTGTGCATACCGGAGGTCATGATAAAGTGAAATGGTGGAAGCATAACTTTCATAGAGAAGCAACTGTTATAATGAACCCGGCTGCAGCaggtaaaagaaaacttttttttttgtgtactCGGGTGTACTAGATTATTCTTCTGTGTttctaaattttgaatttgttttctctctttatctTTTCTGTTTATTGGCAATAGAATGCATTATCACAGTACCCGCTGATCCTGCTGTCCCTCAAATTATTACTGATGGTCTTGGTCCTTGCAAATACGCAACGCAAGCGGAACAAGGAACTATCACAATTAGATTCGCGGCAGCTAATCAAGCTGCTTTTATTGCGATTACAGCTAATTCCCAAAGGAACACTCGAGTCAAGCTGACATGCACTAACATAGCGGGTACCAATCTCTTTACGGTAAGTCATCCATGCGACGTAAAAACTGAAAAGTTTCTGAAAacaattataaataaaatttatcatTTTTGTTAATTCCATAGCAAACCGGTCGAATAGCTGCAGTCATAAATACTCCTGTAACAGAGATTGGATtcatgcaaataattgcagtttcaactgctgctgcagctgcagGTGCAACCTCAGTGAGCTGCAATTGGCATTCGTATCATCATTACACAGGAACATATCCTTGAGGATTGCACATCCGCAGTCTACAGCCGACCAGTGTGTTGCTTCAGCTCAATTCCGTTGCTTAAAATCGTCACTAATGTGTCAGTGTATAGACTACATTTGTCGTATATAGAGACGATCTATggtagtatttatttcattccccAAAAAGGTCTGATTTTAGATGCCTATTAAATAAATACacatttgcaaaaaaaaaaaatggcttttaccTGATGTTATCCGGTCTATTAAATCCAtattaataaatataaaatactaATATAATATCCGGCCAAATAAATTCACATTCATGGGTCAATTTCATAaagcatttcaaatttttttttttttaaatggcaacTTTAATTTCTTGGTTTGCAATATTTGGACGTCTTTCATGCGACCTATACTCGACAAGAAAATAAGTTAGTTAACAATAATATTAAAGACATCATTGATTGTTCCCTCTGAAGAACCGGATTCGTTGTAGGATCCATTAGAGTGCGCGCGCGTTTCCCTCTAATAGcggtctttttttaaaatttgtttttggtgcaatttattgatttcgtgatttcttctttgtcatgataccataatttttttcttcatatttGAAACTAAAGTCTATCAGAACCATGGGGGTTGCTTCGATGCAGTGGGGGCTGCCGCTGCGTCCCGGTTTCTCAAATAAGGTCTTTTATacatgattgaaaaaaatgacataaaataatacattttaaattattagaaaaataCGTCAGGGGAAAGTCTAAAAGAGATTTCGCTAATAACGTTACATCAAATACAATTGCCAATATAAAAAATGTACGTTGGTCTAGTGGCTAAAGCTTTACACTACATTCCTTGGGTCAGTGAATCTTAAATATTTATACAATAGTCTTATTAACTTCTccaatggaaatttttttaatggaacCTCTGGCGATATACAACCATTCAAAGGATATTTAAATACCTTTAACAATAATTTAAATGCCGTCACTGAATAAAGACCTCCAGTAAGACTGAAgagataaatttattttaaaaacacaaTCCAGAAAGCCGCATAAAATCAAACTCAGGGGCTTTTATCAGGGGGATTGGTCAAATTTTCGTTAATATTTTGAAACTGCCCCGCTGTCTTTCGTGCTAATCGAGTTTATATGATATGCGTTGGCCGTCTGCAATAGCATGATTGCAATTCATTTATACACATTTatccttttattatttaacattATTTTACGCGCAAAGGAAATTATCCTATacataaatttgaaaacaacgaTATTGATGTTTCAAATTTATCAGTGTCTCCGCTAGTATATTATTAGTTGATTGATTGTCTTATTATTTCTGACCAAATAACCCCATCCAGATTTTACGGGCGATTCTAGACGTGACTTCCGCTCCGTAGCCTTTACCTGATTGTGTGTGCATTCAATAACAACTCATTACAGAGAAATAATTAACTGACGCGGGACACATCTTTTAACACGTCGATTGCCAAAGTCGcttattatttcattcaacATTTCCATAAATTCTGAATGACGAAGTCTAAAAAAATTCGCGAcgattaaagtaaaaataagttgaCACAGCATTCCTTATTGTGACacgtaaataagaaaaacagtcGATCGATGATCGATGCATAACCACTTCAAGAAAACAGATCTGGTGAAAAATGTTCGTCGTAATTACGGTCTACTTTACTCTCACTGCATTTGGATAAAGGGTGATGCTGTGATAATTGGTTTGTGACGTACCAGGACACGAGAGGGCATTGAACTATCGGTTAAAAGAAAACCTGTCTACTTGCATCATTGGATGTACACGGAttggaataaaaatttttaacacaAGGTCGGAGCGGTCAACCCACTTCCATAATCCCCAGTGCAGTGGCAATGCACAGCATTGTGTACAATGTT
Above is a genomic segment from Daphnia pulicaria isolate SC F1-1A chromosome 8, SC_F0-13Bv2, whole genome shotgun sequence containing:
- the LOC124312028 gene encoding uncharacterized protein LOC124312028; this translates as MAFTSPVFAFTLLIAALCCLMVTTAEEDVAVTPEIRESKQLVYGPQFYPSNSQYYYPESNPYGNPFGVPVEGVPNYQGARMSSAPLDDPSSPSWRFVHTGGHDKVKWWKHNFHREATVIMNPAAAECIITVPADPAVPQIITDGLGPCKYATQAEQGTITIRFAAANQAAFIAITANSQRNTRVKLTCTNIAGTNLFTQTGRIAAVINTPVTEIGFMQIIAVSTAAAAAGATSVSCNWHSYHHYTGTYP